Below is a window of Apodemus sylvaticus chromosome 5, mApoSyl1.1, whole genome shotgun sequence DNA.
AAGCGAGTAcagcactgggtccatactgcctcacttagtccatatcctataactcaccatgcaggatactatcttttcctttttccattttccacgaagcttcgccaagacagggtcacTTCAGGAAGTCTTCTTAAATCCAGCCAGCCCCGCGTCCGGGCACCactctgttgggttccatagctgcctgcagctattatgaagtgggtttctggaacagaagctgagggatgaatagggataTGAGGGATATGAGGGATAAATAACCTTCATAAGAaggtgggccttaaccaggaggggaagaattgaccgtaattcctcttaaatattgtataacgtcaatatggctctgtacacttctcctcctgctccttatTTTACTTGGTATATTTCTAAATACTTATCGTTAAATTCTGCTAACACTGTCTCTTATCCATTTGACATATGTGACTCAAGAATATTAGTTGTAAGTCCTTAGTAATTTGACTaccttaaatataatttttaactgTACCAATAATATTTACTATTTAGCTATATGTGGTAATATACTTTgaatttcttttgcatttttgtgGTGACATtactctttaaattttctttgggtacatatataatttttaaaatatttattatttttatatgtttacatgtgcTCTGATTAGTTTATGCACACTATGTGTGTTTAATTCCTATGTAGGACAGATGATTAGAACTAGATTACAAACAGCTGCAAGCCTCCTGGTATAATTTCTGGTAAATGAACTAAGATCCTATGCATGAGCAGTAAGAGCTCTTAACGCTGCACTATGTCTTGAgctcacaaaattatttttaatgaagtcAAGTGAAGAAATAATACTCAGAGAGTTTAAAAAGAAACTACAGCTGGTGTGAGAACTAAGACATTTATTCACAGTACTTGGAAGATGAAAAGAAGAGAATTACTATGCATTCCATACCAATCTGTATCCATAGTAAGCTCTATGGTGAGCTGTGTTATATTGTGGGTTGCAGCctcaataatgaaaataatttaaataatataatacaaattGTTTCAGCCTATGTAGCCACCTGTATTATTATTTATGATAATGCTATTTATGTCTGTATATAGTTTTGAATTAATTTGGTATATCACTTCTTTTTAGCTTGAAGAATGAATATAGCATAAGACTTCTAAAGAATCTGGTAACTAGTTCTaaaaatgtgtgtttatatgaaaaataatattttgtttagaaaatgaCATTAAACAATTATGTGTAAAACACAAGACAAATTCTTATACATCAGACTCACTGTAACTTTGAGGAGCTAACACCATGAAAAGATAATTGTATAgatcaagtagaaataaatgaaatacatgCAATCACTTGATTTGCTCTTGATGAGCTGAGCAATACATTGATGATATGATCACTCAGTGAGCATCAATGGAATGATATTTAATATTGGTAAATGTTGAGATCTATTAACATACTGAAAATATACAAAAGTTACTTTAATTTGATCTTCTTACAGAAAGATATAAAAAATTATGCTCTTCTAAGTGGTTATCATATCActgtagataatttttaaaaaatgtaatactGTGCAGACAGTTACTAAATAAAGCCAGAAATGAAGTACAAGCAAGTACTTCAGCTCATTTATGAATAATTCAGAGTATATATCTTAAATTAAAGGTCTCTGATTGTGAATAAAATTGGTTGAGTGAGACAAGATCATGGGAGAGTAAGAGTCTTTGTATTGTTGAGTTAAAAGTAACAGAATTATATGTTTAAATGAAAGTATtgacaaagaattaatgaagTAATAGTGTTTGAGATAGTCATTATTTGGCAAAGTAAGAGGAATTCCATTTTATACAAAGAAACATTGTGGAGTACAGATaaaaaatactatattgaaaagtgaACATGAGcagggtggtggtagcacacgcctttgatcccagcacttgggaggcagatgcaggaggatttctgagtttgaggccagcctggtctacagagtgagttccagaacagccagggctacacagagaaaccctgtcttgaaaaaacaaaaaacaaacaaaaaaacaacaacaacaacaaaaaaagaaaagtgaacatTAAATCTCAGAGAAAGCAATTACATAGACAAATGAACACAACAGGAGCAGGCATCTCGAGCTTTATTTCAACAGGTGATAAACACACAAGAAataattcatacatatatacacatatatacatatacatttgcattcatgtatatataactATTTCCCATGATTCCTCATTGGGTCACTATCCTTagtactagtgtgtgtgtgtgtgtgtgtgtgtgtgtgtgtatgtgtgtatgtgtgtgtgtgtgtgtgcgctcatgTATGGTtgggtgtgtgtgcgcatgtatatgtgtgtggtgtcttaAAGTGATGGCATGTGGGTGTATATTCTTTCATCTTTTGTATAAAATCAACTTATGGAAAAGATTCATTtacttcttttgattttttgtttgcaTTGTAACTATGAATAACAGgaaaagtaatataaatataatatattcctTTAATTCACATTgaaatgttttttatattttctgaatgcACATGGAACAAGCAGTTAACaagaaaaatttatattttatgaaaagccaaagaaaataatttacacAAATTATTCAATGTCCTTTTTAGAGCATATTTTACATCTTTGTTTCTCAAACTATAGATCAAGGGATTCAACATGGGGATCACCAGGGTGTAGAATATAGATGCCACTTTATCAGTTTCAAAGGAGTGGTTGGACTTAGGCTGGACATACATAAATATCAAAGTCCCATAGAAGACAATGACTACTGTCAGGTGGGACCCACAGGTAGAGAAAGCCTTCTGCCTGCCCTCAGCAGAGTTCATCCTCAGAATGGCTATGAGGATGAGCAGGTAGGACACAAGGACAACCAGAAGAGAGGAAATCAAATCAAAGGCTGCCAAGATTAGAATTATCATTTCAACGTCATGTGTATCTGAGCATAGCAGAGGTAATAAGGGGAGACTGTCACAGTAGAAATGACTGATGACATTGTAGCCACAGAAAGACAAAGTGAAAATCTTAATTGTGACTAGAAGAGAAACAAATGTGCAATAGAGATAAGGAATTGCCACTAGTACCCAACATAACCTTTGTGACATGATGACAGTGTAAAGCAAAGGCTTAcatatggccacatagcggtcataggacaTTGCAGACAGAATAAAGAGTTCACTAACAAtgaacacaagaaagaaagaaagctgtgtGGCACAAAGTTTAAATGATATTGTGTTTTGATCTACAACAAAATTTACTAACATTTTGGGTCCCACAGATGTAGAATAACCAAGATCTGTAATAGCCAGATGTTTGAGAAAAAAGTACATAGGTGTTTGTAGCCTGGAGTCCACTGTGGTGAGGATGATCATGCCCAAGTTTCCCATCAGTGAGATCAGATAGATAACGAGAAACAGTCCAAACAATGGGGCCTGAAGCTCAGGGCGGTCAGTGATACCCATCAGTACGAATTCAGTCACCACTGTGAGGTTATGTCTCCCCATCCTGGTTTAGTAAAAAACCTGTTCAGAGTACAGATACCAATATCATCAACAGCTATTTTATATGATCAACTGACAAATTTTAGTACGTGATATTAGTATAAGCaatacaaaattcaaaattaaaaagaaattatgatataattaaaatttcattgtttttaaatgataataTGTTGCATATATTTAGAGATGCAAAGGCAGACTGATTATCTTAATTTTGCATGATTTTATTTGCCAAACATTTGATACTCCCTATTCATTTCTATTAGTAAGCTTCTATTACAGTCAATGGATTGAGACCAAGTAAAATTCAATGTATCTcgctatatataatatttttctcaATCAGCATatgatattatttcttttattttatgaaatatatggAGATATATCTCTGAATAAAT
It encodes the following:
- the LOC127684270 gene encoding olfactory receptor 8K3-like, translating into MGRHNLTVVTEFVLMGITDRPELQAPLFGLFLVIYLISLMGNLGMIILTTVDSRLQTPMYFFLKHLAITDLGYSTSVGPKMLVNFVVDQNTISFKLCATQLSFFLVFIVSELFILSAMSYDRYVAICKPLLYTVIMSQRLCWVLVAIPYLYCTFVSLLVTIKIFTLSFCGYNVISHFYCDSLPLLPLLCSDTHDVEMIILILAAFDLISSLLVVLVSYLLILIAILRMNSAEGRQKAFSTCGSHLTVVIVFYGTLIFMYVQPKSNHSFETDKVASIFYTLVIPMLNPLIYSLRNKDVKYALKRTLNNLCKLFSLAFHKI